From Tripterygium wilfordii isolate XIE 37 chromosome 13, ASM1340144v1, whole genome shotgun sequence, the proteins below share one genomic window:
- the LOC120013532 gene encoding UTP--glucose-1-phosphate uridylyltransferase-like: protein MATDAEKLTQLKSAVAGLNQISENEKNGFINLVARYLSGEAQHVEWSKIQTPTDKVVVPYDSLAPTPDDPAETKKLLDKLVVLKLNGGLGTTMGCTGPKSVIEVRNGLTFLDLIVIQIEKLNSKYGCNVPLLLMNSFNTHDDTQKIIEKYTNSNIEIHTFNQSQYPRLVVDGFLPLPSKGNTGKDGWYPPGHGDVFPALKNSGKLDALISQGKEYVFVANSDNLGAVVDLKILHHLIQNKNGYCMEVTPKTLADVKGGTLISYEGKVQLLEIAQVPDEHVNEFKSIEKFKIFNTNNLWVNLKEIKRLVEADALKMEIIPNPKEVDGIKVLQLETAAGAAIRFFDHAIGTNVPRSRFLPVKATSDLLLVQSDLYTLVDGFVLRNEARTNPANPSIELGPEFKKVGNFLSRFKSIPSIIELNGLKVTGDVWFGAGIVLKGKVSISAKPGVKLEIPDGAVLENKDINGPEDL, encoded by the exons ATGGCGACCGATGCCGAGAAGCTTACTCAGCTCAAATCAGCTGTAGCTGGCCTTAATCAGATCAG TGAGAATGAGAAGAATGGATTCATCAACCTCGTAGCTCGTTATCTCAG TGGAGAAGCACAACATGTGGAATGGAGTAAGATCCAGACTCCTACTGATAAGGTGGTGGTTCCTTACGACAGCTTAGCCCCTACTCCTGATG ATCCAGCTGAGACCAagaagcttttggacaaactaGTGGTGTTGAAGCTCAATGGAGGTTTGGGCACAACGATGGGCTGTACTGGTCCCAA GTCTGTCATTGAAGTTCGCAATGGACTGACGTTCCTTGATCTTATTGTTATCCAGATTGAG AAACTAAACTCCAAATATGGATGCAATGTTCCCTTGCTCCTAATGAACTCATTCAACACTCATGATGACACACAGAAG ATTATAGAGAAGTATACCAACTCCAACATTGAGATTCACACTTTTAATCAG AGCCAGTACCCTCGTCTGGTTGTTGATGGTTTTTTGCCATTGCCATCTAAGGGGAACACTGGCAAGGACGGATG GTATCCTCCTGGCCACGGTGATGTCTTCCCAGCCTTGAAAAACAGTGGAAAGCTTGATGCCTTAATATCACAG GGCAAGGAGTATGTTTTTGTTGCGAACTCAGATAACTTGGGTGCTGTTGTTGACTTGA AAATCTTACATCATCTAATCCAAAACAAGAATGGATATTGTATGGAG gTGACACCCAAAACCTTGGCTGATGTGAAGGGTGGTACTCTCATCTCCTATGAAGGGAAAGTTCAG CTCCTGGAAATTGCACAGGTCCCTGATGAGCAT GTTAACGAATTCAAGTCAATAGAAAAGTTCAAGATTTTCAACACAAACAACTT GTGGGTGAACTTGAAGGAAATTAAAAGGCTTGTGGAAGCTGATGCATTGAAGATGGAGATAATTCCAAACCCAAAG GAGGTGGATGGAATCAAAGTTCTGCAGCTAGAAACTGCTGCTGGTGCGGCAATTAGG TTTTTTGATCATGCTATTGGAACCAATGTTCCTCGATCTCGATTCCTTCCAGTGAAGGCAACTTCAGATTTGCTCCTTGTTCAG TCTGATCTTTACACCTTAGTTGATGGTTTTGTTCTCCGAAATGAAGCTAGAACAAATCCTGCAAATCCTTCTATTGAATTGGGTCCTGAATTCAAGAAG GTTGGGAACTTTTTGAGTCGTTTTAAGTCAATCCCTAGCATCATTGAGCTTAATGGCCTGAAGGTGACTGGTGATGTATGGTTTGGTGCTGGTATTGTGCTCAAG GGAAAAGTGAGTATCTCTGCAAAACCTGGTGTGAAACTTGAAATACCCGATGGAGCTGTTCTTGAGAACAAG GACATCAATGGTCCTGAGGACCTGTAA
- the LOC120013426 gene encoding expansin-A13 has translation MPPPPNPFQTLIPLLFTLVTTATSHTSSTSSPSPSQAQGASEWRSARATYYAASDPRDTVGGACGYGDLVKAGYGQATVGLSESLYERGQICGACFELRCVEDLRWCIPGTSIIVTVTNFCAPNYGFPADGGGKCNPPNKHFVLPIEAFEKIAIWKAGNMPIQYRRIKCRKGGGIRYTISGSEIFISVLITNVAGAGDITGVKIKGSKTGWLAMGRNWGQNWHINADLKNQPLSFEVTSSDGLTVASYSVAPKNWEFGQTFEGKQFES, from the exons ATGCCACCACCTCCAAATCCCTTTCAGACTCTTATACCTCTTCTATTCACACTAGTAACCACGGCCACTTCACACACCTCCTCCACTTCTTCTCCGTCTCCGTCACAGGCACAGGGGGCATCGGAATGGCGATCGGCGAGAGCTACATATTACGCGGCGTCGGACCCTCGGGACACTGTTGGGGGAGCCTGCGGGTACGGGGACCTAGTTAAGGCCGGGTACGGGCAGGCCACGGTGGGGCTGAGCGAGTCTCTGTACGAGCGCGGCCAGATCTGCGGTGCCTGCTTCGAGCTTCGGTGCGTGGAGGATCTCCGGTGGTGCATCCCTGGAACATCCATAATCGTCACTGTTACTAACTTCTGTGCACCTAATTACGGTTTCCCCGCTGATGGTGGTGGCAAATGTAATCCTCCAAACAAGCATTTTGTGCTCCCTATCGAGGCATTCGAGAAGATCGCCATCTGGAAGGCTGGGAATATGCCAATCCAGTATCGCAG GATCAAATGCAGAAAGGGTGGAGGAATTCGATATACTATCTCTGGATCAGAAATTTTCATTTCCGTGCTCATTACTAATGTTGCTGGTGCGGGAGATATTACTGGTGTGAAGATTAAAGGTTCAAAAACAGGTTGGCTTGCAATGGGTAGAAATTGGGGCCAGAACTGGCATATCAATGCTGACCTAAAGAATCAACCCCTTTCATTTGAGGTCACTAGTAGTGATGGGCTCACAGTTGCATCTTACAGTGTTGCTCCTAAAAACTGGGAGTTTGGACAAACCTTTGAAGGTAAGCAATTTGAGTCCTGA